A region from the Colwellia sp. PAMC 21821 genome encodes:
- a CDS encoding flavin reductase family protein, producing the protein MAQVEFDNQAFRQALGSFTTGVTIITANAPDGTPVGLTANSFNSVSLDPPMVLWSLAKTSLSVAAFSEAEHWNVHVLSQHQQDLSNSFAAKGEDKFSGTKLETGISSAPLIADCSARFQCRNMVTHDGGDHLIFIGEVLGFDHQPLPPLVFQQGQYAMTARKPWEAVNLSSEPTAPECSYNEDLLGYLLGRSHFQMLYRMRKVFDEQALEDSHFFALSVMNIQQKLDLEQLNTHLDYTGHSVSEDDMKFLVSQDLISKVDEESYQLTSSGRETSLHHIAQAKAIEEELIDELGVGDVMALKLLLKRLIHKTDPGLPDLWSTQDKPL; encoded by the coding sequence ATGGCACAAGTAGAATTCGATAATCAAGCATTTAGACAAGCTCTTGGCAGCTTTACCACAGGCGTAACTATTATCACCGCTAACGCACCTGACGGTACTCCTGTTGGCCTAACCGCTAACAGCTTCAATTCAGTCTCGCTCGACCCACCTATGGTGTTATGGAGTCTAGCAAAAACCTCTTTAAGCGTAGCAGCTTTTAGTGAGGCAGAACACTGGAACGTGCATGTATTGTCCCAACACCAACAAGACTTATCTAACTCCTTTGCAGCTAAAGGCGAAGACAAATTTAGCGGCACTAAGCTCGAAACGGGTATCAGCTCTGCACCATTAATAGCTGATTGTAGCGCTCGCTTTCAGTGTCGTAACATGGTTACACACGATGGTGGCGATCATCTTATATTTATTGGTGAAGTCCTAGGGTTTGATCACCAACCACTCCCACCACTAGTTTTCCAGCAAGGTCAGTACGCCATGACCGCTCGTAAGCCCTGGGAAGCAGTTAATTTATCTTCCGAACCAACGGCTCCAGAGTGTAGTTATAACGAAGATTTATTGGGTTATTTACTCGGTCGTTCACATTTTCAAATGCTTTATCGTATGCGAAAAGTTTTTGATGAACAAGCGCTTGAAGATTCACATTTTTTTGCCTTGTCTGTCATGAACATTCAACAAAAATTGGACCTGGAGCAATTAAATACTCATCTTGATTACACGGGGCATAGTGTCTCTGAAGATGACATGAAATTTTTAGTTAGTCAGGATCTTATCAGCAAAGTAGATGAAGAAAGTTATCAATTAACAAGTTCAGGTAGAGAAACCTCTTTACACCACATTGCACAAGCAAAAGCCATTGAAGAAGAACTTATCGATGAGCTGGGCGTAGGCGATGTGATGGCGTTAAAACTGTTGCTTAAGCGCCTTATACATAAAACAGACCCAGGTTTACCTGACCTTTGGTCAACACAGGACAAGCCATTATGA
- a CDS encoding coniferyl aldehyde dehydrogenase yields the protein MNSNNSDSMASLLERQKLAHTQQMTVSAAERRERIQKVINLVVEHHQDFAEAIEADFGGRSQGFSIMNDVLGSLASLKYTRDNLAPWLISENRAVFSPYDQLGSTARVEYQPKGSVGIIGTWNAPLYTLLAPLACVLGAGNRAMLKPSELTPKTAELVQALFKQHIDPLIVSVVTGGVSIGAAFSALPFDHMVFTGSTNVGKKIMSAAAENLVPVTLELGGKSPVVVSEHCDLAETCKRLALAKSNNGGQVCVSPDIIYFPRDKLAQATALLLENFRSFFPSISNNTDFVPIVNRQHCQRVVDLVEQARTAGCEVHSSHEVVSLSALVSTDKRLPLQLVISPSKAEKIMQEEIFGPAIVLLPYDDINEVITDINSRAKPLALYYFGEDQAELEHLLANTSSGGVSVNDCLMHAAIHDAPFGGIGASGMGHYHGREGFLAFSHQRTVFVAPEHDPRGEWGLLPPHHDQFKAMMSAQVNAD from the coding sequence ATGAATAGCAATAACTCAGACTCTATGGCAAGTTTGCTAGAACGTCAAAAATTGGCGCATACACAGCAAATGACTGTAAGCGCGGCAGAAAGACGAGAACGAATTCAAAAAGTTATAAACTTAGTGGTTGAACATCATCAAGATTTTGCTGAGGCAATAGAGGCTGACTTTGGTGGTCGCAGTCAAGGCTTCTCTATCATGAATGATGTCCTAGGTTCACTCGCAAGTCTTAAATATACCCGCGACAACTTAGCACCATGGCTGATAAGTGAAAACCGTGCAGTGTTTTCCCCTTATGACCAATTAGGCAGTACTGCACGAGTTGAATATCAACCCAAAGGCAGTGTTGGTATTATCGGCACTTGGAACGCACCTTTGTATACCTTATTAGCCCCCTTGGCTTGCGTACTCGGCGCCGGTAATAGGGCAATGCTTAAACCGTCAGAGTTGACACCAAAAACGGCAGAGCTAGTGCAAGCTTTATTTAAACAGCACATTGACCCGTTAATTGTGAGTGTTGTGACAGGAGGGGTCTCAATTGGTGCCGCTTTTAGTGCCTTACCTTTTGATCATATGGTGTTTACCGGCAGTACCAATGTCGGGAAAAAAATCATGTCTGCTGCTGCTGAAAATTTGGTGCCTGTAACATTAGAACTTGGTGGAAAATCACCTGTAGTGGTCAGTGAGCATTGCGATTTAGCCGAAACTTGTAAACGCTTAGCCCTAGCAAAGAGTAATAATGGCGGCCAAGTTTGTGTTAGTCCCGACATCATTTATTTTCCAAGAGATAAATTAGCACAGGCTACAGCATTATTATTAGAAAACTTTCGAAGCTTTTTCCCTTCAATCTCAAATAATACAGACTTTGTGCCTATTGTTAATCGCCAACATTGTCAGCGGGTAGTCGACTTAGTAGAACAAGCTAGAACAGCGGGCTGTGAAGTTCACAGTAGTCATGAAGTTGTCAGTTTATCTGCTTTAGTTTCCACGGATAAACGCTTGCCGCTACAGTTGGTGATATCCCCGAGCAAAGCTGAAAAAATTATGCAGGAAGAAATTTTTGGCCCTGCAATTGTATTGCTTCCTTATGATGATATAAATGAAGTGATCACCGATATTAATAGTCGTGCTAAGCCTTTAGCACTGTATTATTTCGGTGAAGACCAAGCCGAGCTTGAGCATTTATTAGCTAATACCAGCTCTGGTGGTGTTTCAGTTAACGATTGTTTAATGCATGCGGCGATTCATGATGCGCCATTCGGTGGTATTGGTGCCTCAGGTATGGGCCATTATCATGGACGTGAAGGGTTCCTAGCTTTTAGCCATCAACGCACAGTGTTTGTTGCACCTGAACATGACCCTCGTGGCGAGTGGGGCTTATTACCACCTCATCATGATCAATTTAAAGCCATGATGTCTGCACAAGTTAACGCCGACTAA
- a CDS encoding fumarylacetoacetate hydrolase family protein — protein sequence MSELHQQLAQELFDAQNKRRAIAPLVSRYPQLSINDAYQISLKTLALRTQAGETVIGKKIGVTSEAVQKMLNVHQPDFGFLTKTMHHPDGSNISLKKSQLIQPRAEGEIAFCLKHDLQGPNVTAEQVLAATDWVAPCFEIVDSRIENWQITIVDTVADNASCGVFVIGDKHTDPTTLDLSTVKMAVHHNGQPAVTGIGSAVQGHPAQAVAWLANTLGEYGIEFKKGEIILSGALAPLIDAKSGDHFSMEIEGLGTCSVSFCD from the coding sequence ATGAGCGAGCTACACCAGCAGTTAGCGCAAGAGCTTTTTGATGCGCAAAATAAGAGACGCGCTATAGCACCACTGGTTTCTCGCTACCCACAATTGTCTATTAATGATGCTTATCAAATTTCGTTGAAAACATTGGCCTTACGTACACAAGCTGGTGAAACAGTTATCGGAAAAAAAATTGGTGTTACCAGTGAAGCTGTACAAAAAATGCTGAATGTTCATCAACCTGATTTTGGCTTTTTAACGAAGACAATGCATCATCCTGATGGCAGTAATATTAGCCTAAAAAAATCCCAATTAATCCAGCCACGCGCTGAAGGTGAAATCGCTTTTTGCCTTAAACATGACCTCCAAGGACCTAACGTAACTGCTGAGCAAGTATTAGCAGCTACTGATTGGGTCGCCCCTTGCTTTGAGATTGTTGATTCACGTATCGAAAATTGGCAAATCACTATAGTCGATACAGTTGCAGATAACGCCTCTTGTGGCGTGTTTGTGATTGGCGACAAGCATACCGACCCTACGACGCTTGACCTATCAACCGTGAAAATGGCTGTCCATCATAACGGCCAGCCTGCAGTGACCGGTATTGGGTCCGCGGTACAAGGACATCCTGCACAAGCTGTTGCTTGGCTTGCCAATACGCTGGGAGAATATGGTATTGAGTTTAAAAAAGGTGAAATTATCCTATCAGGCGCACTTGCACCATTGATAGATGCCAAAAGCGGCGATCATTTTAGTATGGAGATCGAAGGTCTTGGTACTTGTTCAGTCAGTTTCTGTGACTAA
- a CDS encoding SDR family oxidoreductase: MSVTAVTGSASGIGAAVCQQLREAGHTVIGIDRHQAEVNADLSTSEGRAKAAEQVIALSQGKLDGLVCCAGLGVTAPSSSLVVSVNYFGSTELIDLLHPALAQGNKPAITIIGSVAASQQATAPHPMIELMLNNDEQAARGLADELGQPHIAYAASKYALTVHCRRLAVKSGSTGVRLNIVAPGAVETPLHEASKNDPRFGEAVRNFIAPIGRNGHPSEIADAVSFLQSSQASFVHGSVLYVDGGMDAMIRNGKL, encoded by the coding sequence ATGTCAGTTACTGCAGTTACAGGTTCAGCATCAGGTATTGGCGCAGCCGTTTGTCAGCAATTACGCGAAGCAGGACATACCGTTATCGGCATTGACCGCCATCAAGCAGAGGTTAATGCCGACTTATCAACAAGTGAAGGTCGTGCTAAAGCCGCAGAGCAAGTGATCGCGCTATCACAAGGAAAGCTAGACGGTTTAGTCTGTTGTGCCGGCCTTGGCGTTACAGCTCCTAGCAGCAGTTTAGTGGTGTCTGTAAATTATTTTGGCTCTACAGAACTGATTGATTTACTCCACCCTGCACTTGCGCAAGGTAACAAACCTGCTATTACGATTATAGGTTCTGTCGCAGCAAGTCAGCAAGCCACTGCCCCTCACCCGATGATCGAACTCATGCTAAACAATGACGAGCAAGCTGCTCGTGGACTAGCCGATGAGTTAGGTCAGCCACACATTGCTTATGCTGCTTCTAAATATGCATTAACCGTTCATTGTCGTCGTTTGGCAGTGAAATCTGGTAGCACAGGAGTAAGGCTTAATATTGTTGCGCCGGGCGCTGTTGAAACACCATTACACGAAGCTTCTAAAAACGATCCTCGTTTTGGTGAAGCGGTTCGTAATTTTATTGCTCCGATTGGGCGCAATGGTCATCCCAGCGAAATTGCCGATGCCGTTAGCTTTTTGCAATCTTCACAAGCTTCTTTCGTGCACGGGAGTGTACTTTATGTTGATGGTGGTATGGACGCCATGATCCGTAATGGTAAACTTTAA
- a CDS encoding MFS transporter: MNVTKSNWRQHTLLLVLTLLYIESFIGRQIMAVMIEPIKAEFGASDAQMGLLTGLGFAIVFTLTGLSAGRLADKVNRTRLLAASALVWFIITVISGLATGFISLLLMRMMIAVAEAPLTSASLSLLSDSYPIERRSFAISCFTSGATFAAIIALTIGAYWVEHYGWRQTFFIISTPALFISFLLFFVMPEPRRGQYDQVDITPVSPLQSAIDQGFRSSIKALLKRKDYCLLVCASSIATLGANAFGMWNATFLVRSHDLTLSQAGMMAGFFGGGAAAIGILLSGYLADRIAARKGVLWLPILGHLLGWVSIVIYFLWPKGLGDELSFAGIPFAMLFCTLTSFFSVWWVSPSLTLLTSIVPGNQRALAISMQTVLITFLGIGVGPMLVGVLSELFSDLAGIESLRYALLISTSTTLISVFLLFKLKSYQRSQVLEAHTKIV; encoded by the coding sequence TTGAACGTAACCAAGTCAAACTGGCGCCAACATACCTTATTGTTGGTGCTTACTTTACTGTATATTGAAAGCTTCATTGGCCGACAAATTATGGCAGTGATGATTGAACCCATTAAAGCCGAATTCGGTGCTAGTGATGCACAAATGGGTTTATTAACCGGGCTTGGTTTTGCCATAGTATTTACCTTAACTGGGCTATCAGCAGGTCGTCTTGCCGATAAAGTTAACCGTACCCGTTTACTGGCTGCAAGCGCCCTTGTCTGGTTTATTATTACTGTCATAAGTGGTCTTGCAACCGGCTTTATTAGCTTACTGTTAATGCGCATGATGATTGCAGTAGCTGAAGCGCCACTAACCTCGGCATCATTATCATTATTATCTGATAGCTACCCTATTGAACGGCGCTCATTCGCGATCAGTTGTTTTACTTCTGGCGCAACATTTGCCGCCATCATAGCACTTACCATAGGGGCTTATTGGGTAGAACACTATGGTTGGCGTCAGACTTTTTTTATTATCTCCACACCCGCATTATTTATTTCTTTCTTACTATTTTTTGTCATGCCTGAGCCTAGGCGCGGCCAATATGATCAAGTTGATATTACGCCAGTTTCACCTTTGCAATCAGCCATTGACCAAGGTTTTAGATCATCGATAAAAGCCTTATTAAAACGAAAAGATTATTGCCTGTTAGTTTGTGCGAGCTCGATTGCCACACTAGGTGCCAATGCTTTTGGTATGTGGAATGCTACATTTTTAGTGCGCAGTCATGATCTTACACTCAGCCAAGCGGGAATGATGGCAGGTTTCTTTGGCGGTGGTGCTGCTGCTATAGGTATACTGCTAAGTGGTTATTTAGCTGATAGAATCGCCGCACGAAAAGGTGTGTTGTGGCTGCCGATTCTAGGTCATTTACTCGGTTGGGTATCCATCGTAATATATTTCCTTTGGCCTAAAGGCTTAGGCGATGAACTGTCTTTCGCCGGTATTCCTTTTGCAATGCTTTTTTGTACCTTAACTAGCTTCTTTTCCGTATGGTGGGTAAGCCCTAGCCTGACATTATTAACAAGCATAGTGCCTGGAAACCAACGGGCACTGGCCATTTCAATGCAAACCGTACTCATTACATTTTTAGGTATTGGTGTAGGACCTATGCTAGTAGGTGTGCTCAGTGAGTTATTTAGTGATTTAGCGGGTATTGAATCTTTACGCTACGCGCTACTCATTAGCACGAGTACAACGTTAATATCAGTGTTTCTTCTCTTTAAGTTAAAATCTTATCAGAGAAGCCAAGTACTAGAAGCTCATACGAAAATCGTTTAA
- a CDS encoding phosphoribosyltransferase family protein, with protein sequence MADKQYLTAQSLLEDSYELARMVLDSNFVPTFIVAIWRGGAPIGIAVQEFLAVHGIKSDHIAIRTSSYAAGIDQQQREVRVHSLNYLVNNIQSHDKLLLVDDVFDTGRSIEAIIDELKKQTRLNMPEDIRIAVPYYKPSRNVTNRVPDYFIHETSDWLKYPHSLEGLSADEIAQQRPRLYEIIKDFLPTEN encoded by the coding sequence ATGGCAGACAAACAGTACTTAACAGCACAATCTCTACTCGAAGATTCCTATGAATTGGCGCGCATGGTCTTAGACAGTAACTTTGTTCCTACTTTTATTGTCGCTATCTGGCGAGGTGGTGCCCCTATAGGCATTGCAGTTCAAGAATTTTTGGCGGTACACGGAATTAAATCAGATCATATTGCGATTAGAACCTCTTCATATGCAGCAGGAATAGATCAACAGCAAAGAGAAGTCAGAGTACATAGTCTAAATTATCTAGTAAACAATATACAATCCCATGACAAGTTATTATTGGTGGATGATGTATTTGATACCGGCCGTTCAATTGAAGCTATTATTGATGAATTAAAAAAACAAACCCGACTCAATATGCCTGAAGATATTAGGATCGCCGTTCCCTATTATAAGCCATCACGGAATGTGACCAACCGTGTGCCTGACTATTTCATTCATGAAACCAGTGATTGGCTTAAATATCCCCACTCGCTTGAAGGCTTATCGGCTGATGAAATAGCTCAACAACGCCCACGACTTTATGAAATTATTAAAGATTTTTTACCCACTGAAAATTAA
- a CDS encoding acetaldehyde dehydrogenase (acetylating), which translates to MKKIKCALIGSGNIGTDLLYKLQRSEILEPVWMVGIDPDSEGLARARELGIKTTADGIDGLIPHIEADEIKIAFDATSAYVHAENSAKVNEKGVLMIDLTPAAIGPYCVPPVNLHQLNADIKNVNMVTCGGQATIPMVAAVSRVQPVEYGEIVATVSSKSVGPGTRQNIDEFTRTTSGAVEQIGGAKKGKAIIIINPAEPPLLMRDTIHCLTETAPDQEAITASVHEMIAEVQKYVPGYKLKNGPVFDGRKVSIFLEVEGLGDYLPKYAGNLDIMTASAARTAEMFALQMLDQTSSDSQS; encoded by the coding sequence ATGAAAAAGATTAAATGCGCCCTGATCGGTTCAGGTAACATTGGTACAGATTTACTTTATAAACTACAGCGTAGTGAAATATTAGAACCTGTATGGATGGTGGGTATCGACCCAGACTCTGAAGGCTTAGCTCGCGCGCGCGAATTAGGCATTAAAACTACAGCTGATGGTATTGACGGTTTAATACCGCATATTGAAGCCGATGAGATAAAAATCGCTTTCGACGCAACGTCAGCCTATGTACATGCTGAAAACTCAGCAAAAGTTAATGAAAAAGGCGTATTGATGATCGATCTAACGCCTGCTGCTATTGGTCCTTATTGTGTACCTCCCGTTAACTTACATCAACTTAACGCTGACATTAAAAACGTAAATATGGTGACGTGTGGTGGTCAAGCAACCATCCCAATGGTTGCCGCTGTATCGCGCGTTCAACCGGTTGAATATGGTGAGATTGTAGCGACTGTATCATCTAAATCAGTCGGTCCAGGCACACGTCAAAATATCGATGAATTCACTCGCACAACTTCTGGCGCAGTAGAACAAATTGGTGGTGCTAAAAAAGGTAAAGCTATTATTATTATTAACCCTGCTGAGCCACCACTTCTAATGCGCGACACCATTCACTGTTTAACAGAAACAGCGCCCGATCAAGAAGCGATTACGGCCTCAGTGCATGAAATGATTGCTGAAGTTCAAAAATATGTTCCAGGCTATAAACTTAAAAACGGCCCAGTATTTGACGGCCGTAAAGTGTCTATATTTCTTGAAGTGGAAGGCTTGGGCGATTATCTACCAAAATATGCCGGCAACCTTGACATTATGACCGCATCGGCTGCCCGTACTGCAGAAATGTTTGCCTTGCAGATGTTGGATCAAACGTCATCAGACAGTCAATCTTAA
- a CDS encoding phosphoribosyltransferase family protein, which translates to MAELPEKIFLDEDSLIEESFQLATQIMQSGFRPTFIVGLWRGGSSVGIYVQECLQTLGVKTDHISIRTSYAGFDRYQEEVHSDQPIRVHGLTYLVNKLNIDDKLLIVDDMYRSGRNANATINELKKRLKKNMPTDVRIATVWKNASLPENAGPDYYIHKTDDWVVFPYELQGLSLAEIKQHKSFAYKSIDPTLFISG; encoded by the coding sequence TTGGCTGAACTTCCCGAAAAAATATTTTTAGACGAAGACTCGTTAATCGAAGAGTCGTTTCAATTAGCAACCCAAATTATGCAGAGTGGTTTTAGACCAACTTTTATCGTCGGACTATGGCGTGGTGGTAGTTCAGTTGGTATTTATGTGCAGGAATGCTTACAGACTCTGGGTGTAAAAACCGACCATATTTCAATTCGTACTTCATATGCTGGCTTTGATCGGTATCAAGAAGAAGTGCATAGTGATCAACCTATTCGAGTCCATGGGCTGACTTATTTAGTTAATAAACTCAATATCGATGATAAATTGCTTATTGTCGATGATATGTACCGTTCTGGCAGAAATGCTAATGCTACCATTAATGAACTGAAAAAAAGGCTTAAGAAAAATATGCCAACCGATGTTCGCATTGCAACGGTTTGGAAAAATGCCTCGTTACCTGAAAATGCAGGACCTGACTATTATATCCATAAAACCGATGACTGGGTTGTTTTTCCGTATGAATTACAGGGTTTGTCACTCGCTGAAATTAAACAACATAAATCATTTGCCTATAAATCAATTGACCCAACATTGTTTATTTCAGGTTAA
- a CDS encoding TonB-dependent receptor, whose protein sequence is MKTNKKPLNIALSLALISMTNSALAATEKSSKKDGLEVIEVTAQKRVQNLQELPTAVSVFNAQALADKGITDVEDLSVYTPNMQISETPGGSTGATIAIRGSVTINPAITWEPTTGVYIDGVFVSKNVGGLFDVAAIDRVEVLRGPQGTLYGKNTLGGALNIITRKPSGEFGGAVRVGAGNYGMTDLYVTADSQLINDKLSFNFTGNKKDRDGFYDNLSVTSKVKEFKALDSTSMRFGALYEHSDTLDFYYTYDNSDKDNTPSMGQTNIPGLMPDDTKSRQDSAALDGVEFDRSESSGHALTVTWQQSDNLTIKSITAFREIDYEDGSDYDGFDLLGFHTIRQVKHEQTSQELQFIGDIDEVNYVAGLFYFKEDSDVNNPYILGFGTVNNFYGVESTSVAAYANLEYKLSDKITLAGGLRWTSEEKSFYIEHPDDFSFAYFFPLPLTNASDTWNNISGMASLNYKLADNVQTYVKVSQGWKAGGFNGEAANAELAVKPYEPEEVLAYEWGLKSRWLNQRIQANVAVFYNDITNMQMSEFLGAYSDIQNAGSAKVKGIELEFVAALSEDLLLNFNYGMLDPEYETFVTYDVNTGAPKDITDSAEFPYSPDNKWSLGLNYITETEFGEFSLGADYSFVDDHFAYHNQPSADFTRIESYTVLNARISLKGIAGSNFNVSIWGKNITDEEYRINGIPMGDATGTFIGGINYYGDPSTYGAELTYTF, encoded by the coding sequence GTGAAAACTAATAAAAAACCATTAAATATAGCTTTATCATTGGCTTTAATTAGCATGACTAATTCGGCTTTAGCAGCGACAGAAAAGAGCAGTAAAAAAGACGGTTTAGAAGTTATTGAAGTAACGGCTCAAAAGCGCGTACAAAATCTACAAGAGCTGCCGACCGCAGTGTCTGTTTTTAATGCCCAGGCACTTGCTGATAAAGGTATCACTGATGTTGAAGACCTCAGTGTATATACGCCTAATATGCAAATATCAGAGACGCCTGGTGGTAGTACGGGCGCAACTATTGCTATCCGTGGTTCAGTGACTATTAATCCCGCTATAACGTGGGAACCCACCACAGGTGTTTATATTGATGGTGTGTTTGTTTCAAAAAATGTTGGTGGTTTATTTGATGTTGCAGCCATTGACCGAGTCGAAGTGTTGCGAGGTCCTCAAGGCACACTCTATGGTAAAAATACCTTGGGTGGAGCCCTAAATATAATAACCCGTAAACCCAGTGGCGAGTTCGGTGGTGCCGTGCGTGTTGGTGCCGGAAATTATGGCATGACCGATCTTTATGTTACCGCTGATTCGCAGCTAATTAATGATAAACTTAGCTTTAATTTTACGGGTAATAAGAAAGACCGTGATGGTTTTTACGACAATCTTTCAGTGACCTCGAAAGTGAAAGAATTTAAGGCGCTTGACTCAACGTCGATGCGTTTTGGTGCTTTATATGAGCACAGTGACACGCTAGATTTTTACTACACTTATGACAACAGCGATAAAGACAATACGCCGTCGATGGGTCAAACCAACATTCCTGGCTTAATGCCAGACGATACTAAAAGTCGTCAAGATAGTGCAGCCTTAGATGGCGTGGAGTTTGATCGCTCAGAAAGTTCTGGTCATGCACTGACCGTGACTTGGCAACAAAGTGACAATCTAACGATTAAATCGATCACAGCATTTCGTGAAATTGATTATGAAGATGGTAGTGACTACGATGGTTTTGACTTACTTGGCTTTCATACTATTCGGCAAGTAAAACATGAACAGACTTCGCAAGAATTGCAGTTTATTGGTGATATAGATGAAGTGAATTACGTTGCAGGTTTGTTTTACTTTAAAGAAGATTCCGACGTTAACAATCCCTACATATTGGGTTTTGGCACCGTTAATAATTTCTATGGTGTTGAATCAACTTCAGTGGCTGCTTATGCCAACCTAGAGTATAAGTTGAGCGATAAAATTACGCTGGCGGGTGGTTTGCGCTGGACATCAGAAGAAAAGTCTTTTTATATAGAGCACCCAGATGACTTTAGTTTTGCCTATTTTTTCCCATTACCACTGACAAACGCAAGTGACACATGGAACAATATTTCGGGTATGGCGTCGCTTAATTATAAACTAGCAGACAATGTGCAAACCTACGTTAAAGTATCGCAAGGTTGGAAAGCAGGCGGCTTTAATGGCGAAGCAGCTAATGCCGAATTGGCCGTAAAACCTTACGAACCCGAAGAAGTTTTAGCCTATGAATGGGGCTTAAAATCTCGTTGGTTAAATCAACGTATCCAAGCTAATGTTGCGGTATTTTATAATGATATAACCAACATGCAAATGTCAGAATTCTTAGGTGCTTATTCCGACATTCAAAACGCTGGCTCGGCTAAAGTAAAAGGCATAGAGCTGGAATTTGTTGCAGCGTTAAGCGAAGATTTACTGCTAAACTTCAATTACGGTATGTTAGATCCTGAGTACGAGACATTTGTTACTTATGATGTTAATACCGGTGCTCCGAAAGATATTACCGATAGCGCTGAATTTCCGTATAGCCCAGATAATAAATGGTCCTTAGGCCTAAATTACATCACTGAAACTGAGTTTGGAGAATTTAGCTTAGGTGCAGACTACAGCTTTGTAGATGACCATTTTGCTTATCATAATCAACCGTCAGCAGACTTTACCCGTATTGAAAGTTACACGGTATTAAATGCCCGTATTTCTTTAAAAGGCATTGCTGGCAGTAACTTTAATGTTTCAATTTGGGGTAAA
- the dmpG gene encoding 4-hydroxy-2-oxovalerate aldolase — MNLKGKKVTLHDMSLRDGMHAKQHQISLDQMVSIATGLDQAGIPLIEVTHGDGLGGASLNYGFPAHTDEEYLSAVVPKMTQAKISALLIPGIGTLDHLKMAYDHGVSTIRVATHCTEADVSEQHINAARKMGLDTVGFLMMAHMISPEELLAQAKLMESYGANCIYCTDSAGYMLPDDVASRIGLLRSELNSDTEIGFHGHHNLGMSISNSLAAVEMGANRIDGSVAGLGAGAGNTPLEVFTAVLDRMAVNHGIDLYKIMDVAEDLVIPMMDQPIRIDRNSLTLGYAGVYSSFLLFAERAEKKYGVPARDILLELGRLKTVGGQEDMIDDTAMTMAKALKAINA, encoded by the coding sequence ATGAATTTAAAAGGTAAAAAAGTTACCCTACACGACATGTCTTTACGTGATGGTATGCACGCGAAGCAACATCAAATTAGCCTAGACCAAATGGTCTCAATCGCTACTGGGCTTGATCAAGCGGGTATTCCCTTGATTGAAGTTACCCATGGAGATGGTTTAGGTGGCGCTTCACTTAATTATGGTTTTCCTGCCCACACTGATGAAGAATATCTTAGCGCTGTTGTTCCTAAAATGACCCAAGCTAAAATATCGGCTTTATTAATACCAGGTATCGGTACGCTTGATCACTTAAAAATGGCCTATGACCATGGCGTAAGCACTATTCGTGTTGCTACTCACTGTACTGAAGCGGATGTATCAGAGCAACATATTAATGCGGCACGTAAAATGGGTCTAGATACTGTCGGCTTCCTCATGATGGCGCATATGATCAGCCCAGAAGAGTTACTTGCTCAGGCGAAGTTAATGGAGTCTTACGGTGCTAACTGTATTTATTGTACCGATTCAGCAGGATATATGCTGCCTGATGACGTAGCATCTCGTATAGGTTTACTGCGAAGCGAGCTTAACAGCGACACCGAAATTGGTTTTCATGGCCATCATAATTTAGGTATGAGTATTTCTAACTCGCTAGCCGCAGTAGAAATGGGTGCTAACCGCATCGATGGTTCGGTGGCTGGGTTAGGTGCTGGTGCAGGCAACACGCCTTTGGAAGTATTTACGGCAGTGCTTGATCGTATGGCGGTTAATCATGGTATTGATTTGTATAAAATCATGGATGTTGCTGAGGACTTAGTAATCCCTATGATGGATCAGCCAATTCGTATTGACAGGAACTCCCTAACGCTAGGTTATGCTGGTGTTTACTCGTCATTCTTACTCTTTGCAGAACGTGCCGAGAAAAAGTATGGTGTGCCAGCACGTGACATTCTGCTAGAACTTGGACGCCTTAAAACCGTTGGCGGACAAGAAGATATGATTGATGATACAGCAATGACTATGGCTAAAGCCCTAAAGGCAATTAACGCTTGA